One Mesorhizobium loti genomic window carries:
- a CDS encoding acetyltransferase, which yields MVAEAEDSEDESYAIDCPVLVTERLVMRAPRESDIAQLVELADNRHVAEMLARMPHPYGEAEARAFLAMTRSRRAGIAYALTLAGTDTFVGCAGLNTTDRGLELGYWIGEPYWKRGYATEAAHALVDLAFQKTSVQVLHASTRVINPASRRVIHKCGFQYAGQGMLNSIVAGQVPVERYRLDRKTWISLRNWVHF from the coding sequence ATGGTTGCCGAAGCGGAAGACTCAGAAGACGAAAGTTACGCGATAGACTGCCCGGTGCTGGTCACCGAGCGGCTGGTGATGCGGGCGCCGCGCGAGAGCGACATCGCGCAACTGGTCGAGCTTGCCGACAACCGTCATGTCGCCGAAATGCTGGCGCGCATGCCGCACCCCTATGGCGAGGCCGAGGCGCGGGCCTTTCTCGCCATGACACGGTCGCGCCGCGCTGGTATCGCCTATGCACTGACGCTGGCCGGCACCGACACTTTCGTCGGCTGCGCGGGGCTCAACACCACCGATCGCGGGCTGGAACTCGGCTACTGGATCGGCGAACCCTACTGGAAGCGCGGCTATGCGACGGAGGCCGCCCACGCGCTGGTCGACCTCGCCTTCCAGAAGACGTCGGTCCAGGTGCTGCATGCCTCGACGCGGGTCATCAATCCGGCCTCGCGCCGGGTGATCCACAAGTGCGGCTTCCAGTATGCCGGCCAGGGCATGCTGAACTCGATCGTCGCCGGCCAGGTGCCGGTCGAGCGCTACAGGCTGGATCGCAAGACGTGGATCAGCCTGCGCAACTGGGTCCACTTTTGA
- a CDS encoding sulfotransferase, with protein sequence MIPQIRVTAMRHGPVITPDMLPGDDGANINGPSLISMPDWVPGRLGAYYLYFAHHMGTYIRLAYSDSLHGPWRIHPGGVLSLDQCPFIVGHIASPDVHVDRKLRHFVMYFHGPAKSGEGQTSFAATSVDGLRFTPLSEPLGPFYARIFRHDGWWYGLLGTGAITVYRSRNGISDFQRGPVVLPAMRRDLAPRHVALQKSGRWLRVYYTRRGDAPERILYGTIDLAEDWQDWTVRGDSEVLRPLMEFEGAGLPIRPSRIGLAKGRENALRDPAIFEQDDQSWLLYAVAGESGIALAELGFSEVRATAARKPIATLRRRARRFFWHLRRKAPMLRSAMRPRNRIFIAGCARSGTTLSLNLMGCFEDIYIHAGEAPYQTLIELDRYQANLVVKRTFVSYRDLEDLPASVGLIYCVRHPFDVLTSSHPETIALRPFHVTMERWEAEYDGLMRLRQAQPERVISYLRYEDLIAEPDIVQARIARSFGLTTATLFSRDANNPIRSTSLRKWERNEAFRTYLRGLPPPFLERVDCFCREFGYDNSAGISTTELAE encoded by the coding sequence ATGATTCCGCAAATCCGTGTCACTGCCATGCGACACGGCCCCGTCATTACGCCGGATATGCTGCCCGGCGATGACGGGGCCAACATCAACGGGCCGTCGCTGATCAGCATGCCCGACTGGGTGCCCGGTCGGCTTGGTGCCTACTATCTCTACTTTGCCCACCACATGGGGACCTATATCCGCCTTGCCTACTCCGATTCGCTGCACGGGCCTTGGCGCATCCACCCCGGTGGTGTGCTGTCTCTCGATCAATGCCCATTCATCGTCGGGCATATCGCCTCGCCGGATGTTCACGTCGACCGCAAGCTTCGGCATTTCGTGATGTATTTTCACGGCCCGGCAAAATCCGGCGAAGGCCAGACGAGCTTCGCCGCGACATCCGTCGACGGGCTTCGTTTCACTCCGCTTTCCGAGCCGCTCGGGCCGTTCTACGCGCGCATCTTCCGTCACGATGGCTGGTGGTACGGTTTGCTTGGAACGGGAGCGATCACCGTCTACCGATCTAGAAACGGCATTTCGGATTTCCAACGCGGTCCGGTCGTGCTGCCCGCCATGCGGCGCGATCTCGCCCCACGCCATGTCGCGCTGCAGAAGTCCGGCCGCTGGCTGCGGGTCTATTACACACGTCGGGGCGACGCGCCGGAACGGATCCTTTACGGCACGATCGATCTCGCAGAGGATTGGCAGGACTGGACCGTGCGCGGGGACAGCGAAGTGCTGCGGCCGCTGATGGAGTTCGAAGGGGCCGGTTTGCCGATCCGCCCCAGCCGAATCGGTCTGGCAAAGGGCAGGGAAAACGCGTTGCGAGACCCGGCCATTTTTGAGCAGGACGATCAGAGCTGGCTGCTCTATGCGGTCGCCGGAGAAAGCGGAATCGCGCTCGCCGAGCTTGGCTTTTCCGAGGTGCGGGCCACCGCGGCCCGGAAGCCGATTGCGACGTTGCGTCGCCGCGCGCGGCGGTTTTTCTGGCACCTTCGACGCAAGGCGCCAATGCTGCGTTCGGCAATGAGACCGCGAAACAGAATTTTCATCGCCGGCTGTGCGCGCAGCGGCACCACGCTCAGCCTCAATCTGATGGGCTGTTTTGAGGATATCTATATCCATGCCGGCGAAGCGCCGTACCAGACACTGATCGAACTGGATCGCTACCAAGCCAACCTGGTCGTAAAACGCACTTTCGTGAGCTATAGGGATCTTGAGGACTTGCCGGCCTCGGTCGGCCTGATCTATTGCGTGCGGCATCCTTTCGACGTGCTGACCAGCTCTCATCCGGAGACCATTGCTCTGCGGCCTTTTCACGTGACCATGGAGCGCTGGGAGGCCGAGTATGACGGTTTGATGCGGTTGCGACAGGCCCAGCCGGAAAGGGTCATCTCCTATTTGCGCTATGAGGACCTGATCGCCGAGCCGGACATCGTGCAGGCGAGGATTGCCCGCTCCTTCGGCCTGACGACGGCTACGCTCTTCAGCCGCGATGCAAACAATCCCATTCGGTCGACCTCGCTGAGAAAATGGGAGCGCAATGAAGCGTTCAGGACCTATCTGCGCGGGCTGCCGCCGCCGTTTCTTGAGCGCGTCGACTGCTTCTGCCGGGAGTTCGGCTATGACAATTCGGCCGGCATATCGACGACGGAATTGGCTGAATGA
- a CDS encoding 50S ribosomal protein L21: MFAVIKTGGKQYRVAANDLLKIEKVEANVGDIVEIGHVLAHGEGENVTFGAPFVDGALVTAEVVEQGKNRTVIAFKKRRRQNSRRKIGHRQLLTTVRIAEILLGGAKPAKKAAVKAEAKAEVAAEAKAEAAPKEAKAKKEAAPKAEVTAETAAAPLFKAPKGEPDDLTVIKGIGPVAAKDLNEQGIITFAQLAKLTDKDVAKIDEHMPFSADQIKDWREQAKELAKK; encoded by the coding sequence ATGTTCGCAGTCATTAAAACGGGCGGTAAGCAGTATCGCGTTGCCGCCAACGATCTCCTGAAGATCGAAAAAGTCGAAGCCAATGTCGGCGATATCGTCGAGATCGGCCACGTGCTCGCGCATGGCGAGGGCGAGAATGTCACGTTCGGCGCGCCGTTCGTCGATGGCGCTCTGGTTACCGCCGAAGTCGTCGAGCAGGGCAAGAACCGCACGGTCATCGCTTTCAAGAAGCGCCGCCGCCAGAATTCGCGCCGCAAGATCGGCCATCGCCAGCTTCTGACCACCGTGCGGATCGCCGAGATCCTGCTGGGTGGCGCGAAGCCTGCCAAGAAGGCCGCCGTGAAGGCGGAAGCCAAGGCTGAGGTTGCCGCCGAGGCGAAGGCCGAGGCCGCGCCGAAGGAAGCCAAGGCCAAGAAGGAAGCTGCCCCCAAGGCAGAAGTGACGGCCGAGACGGCCGCCGCGCCGCTGTTCAAGGCGCCGAAGGGCGAGCCGGACGACCTGACCGTGATCAAGGGCATCGGCCCGGTCGCCGCCAAGGATCTTAACGAGCAGGGCATCATCACCTTCGCGCAGCTCGCCAAGCTGACCGACAAGGATGTCGCCAAGATCGACGAACACATGCCGTTCAGCGCCGACCAGATCAAGGACTGGCGTGAACAGGCCAAGGAACTGGCGAAGAAGTAA
- a CDS encoding Amine acid ABC transporter, permease protein, producing the protein MDYNFYLSTMWSVLKALPLTLEIWFFGVAIGLVIAAGLTWLRASGYKSGEYFTRAYVFVFRGSPLLVQLYLIYFGLSQFDFVRHSPILWPILRDPMYCTIVAMALNTAAYESEIFRGALRAVPVGQIEAAKAFGMSTFTRFRIVTLPIALRLALPAYSTEIILMTKATALASVVTIMEMMGTAQKIQHDTFRPIEVLTCAGVIYLLLNLSIARLFAWVEYLLSPHLRPPPEQSQQIKPVPEVL; encoded by the coding sequence GTGGATTACAACTTCTACCTTTCGACCATGTGGAGCGTGCTGAAAGCACTGCCGCTGACGCTCGAGATCTGGTTCTTCGGTGTCGCCATCGGTCTGGTTATCGCCGCCGGCCTGACCTGGTTGCGGGCATCGGGCTACAAATCCGGCGAATATTTCACCCGGGCCTATGTCTTTGTCTTCCGCGGATCGCCGCTGCTGGTGCAGCTCTATCTGATCTATTTCGGCCTTTCCCAGTTCGATTTTGTTCGCCACAGCCCGATTCTTTGGCCGATCCTGCGGGACCCCATGTATTGCACGATCGTCGCGATGGCGCTCAACACCGCCGCTTATGAGAGCGAGATTTTCCGCGGCGCGCTCCGGGCCGTGCCGGTCGGGCAGATCGAGGCAGCCAAGGCCTTCGGCATGTCTACGTTCACACGGTTCCGCATTGTGACGTTGCCCATAGCGCTCCGCCTGGCCTTGCCGGCCTATTCGACCGAGATCATCCTGATGACGAAGGCGACCGCGCTCGCTTCCGTGGTGACGATCATGGAGATGATGGGAACGGCACAGAAAATCCAGCACGACACGTTCCGGCCGATCGAGGTGCTGACGTGCGCCGGTGTCATCTATCTGCTGCTCAACCTGTCGATCGCCCGGCTGTTTGCCTGGGTTGAATACCTGCTTTCACCGCATCTGCGTCCCCCGCCCGAGCAGAGCCAGCAAATCAAACCCGTCCCGGAGGTGTTGTGA
- a CDS encoding Octopine ABC transporter permease → MDFLNSLKDQLSTAYELLAAGWGLQLLWGIGWTLAVTVVSMMIGAMLGSLVAAAKLSHRGGLRFIGESYTTVFRGEPELLVIYLFYYGGTQILTGVARSTGSIGSTDILNMPSFLGGVLAVGIISGAYQAEVFRGSFLAIHRGELEAARAYGMSAWLRFRLVIMPQVLRLAVPGLGNVWQLTIKDSALISVTGVAELMLTANKAARSTHHSLLFYTVAGILYLVMTSISTPIFDKAERYTSRSFLRPK, encoded by the coding sequence GTGGACTTTCTCAACAGTCTCAAGGATCAGCTGTCGACGGCCTATGAGCTGTTGGCGGCCGGCTGGGGCTTGCAGCTGCTCTGGGGCATTGGCTGGACGCTCGCCGTCACCGTCGTTTCGATGATGATCGGCGCCATGCTGGGTTCGCTTGTGGCGGCGGCCAAGCTTTCGCATCGCGGCGGACTGAGGTTCATCGGCGAGAGCTACACGACCGTGTTCCGCGGTGAGCCGGAGCTTTTGGTCATCTACCTCTTCTACTATGGCGGCACGCAGATCCTGACGGGCGTGGCGCGGTCCACCGGATCGATCGGTTCGACCGACATCTTGAACATGCCGAGCTTTCTGGGCGGCGTTCTCGCGGTCGGCATCATTTCGGGCGCCTATCAAGCCGAGGTCTTTCGCGGGTCGTTCCTGGCAATCCATCGCGGCGAGCTGGAAGCGGCGCGCGCCTATGGCATGTCGGCTTGGCTGCGTTTTCGCCTCGTGATCATGCCTCAGGTGCTGCGCCTGGCGGTGCCGGGGCTGGGCAATGTGTGGCAGCTGACCATCAAGGATTCAGCTTTGATCTCGGTCACCGGCGTCGCCGAGCTGATGCTGACGGCGAACAAGGCCGCGCGTTCAACACACCATTCGCTGCTTTTCTACACGGTCGCCGGTATCCTCTACCTCGTGATGACCTCGATCTCGACGCCGATCTTCGACAAGGCCGAGCGTTACACCTCACGCAGCTTTCTGCGTCCGAAATAG
- a CDS encoding ATP-dependent DNA helicase RecQ, with translation MTQATSIRAEDPKRRVLKDVFGFDDFRPGQADVMDALLGGRHVLAVMPTGAGKSLCYQVPALVMGGLTLVVSPLVALMQDQVAALRLAGVGADTINSSLDREANVAAWRRVASGQTRLLYLAPERLMTERMLEALSRLEISLIAIDEAHCISQWGPAFRPEYEDLSRLRHIFPNVPIIAVTATADESTRGDIEARLFAERVETLVLGFDRPNIKLAIESKQDSKRQLLRFIERHPGKSGIVYCLSRKKTEEMAAFLEKNGVTALAYHAGMSKEAREANQNAFMTLSGVVMVATIAFGMGIDKPDVAYVFHTDMPGSLEAYYQEIGRAGRDGRKAEAHMLYGLGDIRMRRLFIDDEDSAVEHKRRAHRRLDTLIGYCETAQCRRQVLLGYFGEEAEPCGNCDNCVDQVPRADGAVEARIILAAVAQSGERFGAAHVIDILLGHETEKILARGHQRLASFGSGAAHKKDLWLSLIRQLVANGFLEPDPSGHGGLAIAEKGHALGRGEVPFHYRVEMRARALRKMRAAEASGAEGVDASLLAMLKSLRLRLAKERQVPAYVVFSDRTLIDMAERRPRDLDAFAEVNGVGGAKLKEFGAIFLKAIAAHRSDGSA, from the coding sequence ATGACGCAGGCTACCAGCATTAGGGCCGAGGATCCCAAGCGGCGCGTCCTGAAGGACGTGTTCGGTTTCGACGATTTCCGTCCCGGCCAGGCCGATGTCATGGACGCGCTGCTCGGCGGGCGCCATGTGCTGGCCGTCATGCCGACGGGTGCCGGCAAATCGCTCTGCTACCAGGTTCCGGCGCTGGTCATGGGTGGGCTCACCCTCGTCGTGTCGCCGCTGGTGGCGCTGATGCAGGATCAGGTCGCCGCCTTGCGGCTGGCCGGCGTCGGTGCCGATACGATCAATTCCTCGCTCGACCGCGAGGCCAATGTCGCCGCCTGGCGCCGTGTGGCGTCCGGCCAGACGCGGCTGCTCTATCTGGCGCCGGAGCGGCTGATGACCGAGCGCATGCTCGAGGCGCTTTCAAGGCTCGAAATCAGCCTGATCGCCATCGACGAGGCGCATTGCATCTCGCAATGGGGGCCGGCGTTCCGGCCCGAATATGAAGACCTGTCGCGGCTGCGGCACATCTTCCCCAACGTGCCGATCATCGCGGTGACGGCAACGGCGGACGAGAGCACACGCGGCGATATCGAGGCAAGGCTGTTCGCGGAGCGGGTCGAAACGCTGGTGCTGGGGTTCGACCGGCCCAACATCAAGCTCGCCATCGAGTCCAAGCAGGACAGCAAGCGGCAATTGCTGCGTTTCATCGAACGCCATCCCGGCAAGAGCGGCATCGTCTACTGCCTGTCACGCAAGAAGACGGAAGAGATGGCGGCCTTCCTGGAGAAGAACGGCGTCACCGCGCTCGCCTATCATGCCGGCATGAGCAAGGAGGCGCGCGAGGCGAACCAAAACGCTTTCATGACGCTGTCCGGCGTCGTCATGGTGGCGACCATCGCCTTCGGCATGGGCATCGACAAGCCGGATGTCGCCTATGTCTTCCACACCGACATGCCGGGCAGCCTGGAAGCCTATTATCAGGAGATCGGCCGCGCCGGGCGTGACGGGCGCAAGGCCGAAGCGCACATGCTTTACGGCCTTGGCGACATCCGCATGCGCCGGCTGTTCATCGACGACGAGGACTCGGCCGTTGAGCATAAGAGGCGCGCGCATCGCCGGCTCGACACGCTGATCGGCTATTGCGAGACGGCGCAGTGCCGTCGCCAGGTGCTGCTTGGCTATTTCGGCGAGGAAGCCGAGCCTTGCGGCAATTGCGACAACTGCGTCGACCAGGTGCCGCGCGCCGATGGCGCTGTCGAGGCGCGCATCATCCTGGCGGCTGTCGCGCAGAGCGGCGAGCGCTTCGGCGCGGCGCACGTCATCGACATCCTGCTCGGCCACGAAACCGAGAAGATTTTGGCCAGAGGCCATCAGAGGCTGGCCAGCTTCGGCAGCGGGGCGGCGCACAAGAAGGATCTTTGGCTGTCGCTGATCCGGCAGCTCGTCGCGAACGGTTTCCTGGAGCCGGATCCGAGCGGCCATGGCGGCCTCGCCATCGCCGAAAAAGGCCATGCGCTTGGCCGCGGCGAGGTGCCGTTCCACTACCGTGTCGAGATGCGCGCCCGCGCCTTGCGCAAGATGCGAGCGGCCGAGGCTTCGGGTGCCGAAGGCGTCGATGCCTCGCTGCTGGCTATGCTGAAATCCCTGCGGCTGCGCCTGGCCAAGGAGCGCCAGGTGCCGGCCTATGTGGTGTTTTCCGACCGCACGCTGATCGACATGGCCGAACGGCGTCCACGTGACCTTGATGCTTTCGCCGAAGTGAATGGCGTGGGCGGGGCGAAGCTCAAGGAGTTCGGGGCGATTTTTCTGAAGGCGATTGCCGCGCACCGGTCGGACGGATCGGCCTGA
- a CDS encoding Lysine-arginine-ornithine-binding periplasmic protein: MTSSRWIALAALALTCSTPALAKDWKTVTVAMEGSYAPWNQTDASGKIVGFEVDILNDVCARAKLECKIQAQDWDGVIPGLTAGKFDIVMDGMSITEDRMKTIDFSIPYASSPVAFLADKNGPLAQLSNSGKMIDLSKDDAESKAALDTLRKELTGKNVGLQVSTTEATFADKYLKDVANVHEYKTTDEHDLDLMAGRLDVAFADTTYFLGTLAKPDAKDLEFVGPQFKGGPILGPGIGAAFRKTDKDLQDIYNKALKAALDDGSVSKYSMQWFKIDITK, from the coding sequence GTGACATCATCACGTTGGATTGCGCTTGCAGCACTTGCGTTGACCTGTTCGACCCCGGCGCTGGCCAAGGACTGGAAGACCGTGACGGTTGCCATGGAGGGCTCCTACGCCCCGTGGAACCAGACCGACGCCAGCGGCAAGATCGTCGGCTTCGAGGTGGACATCCTCAACGACGTCTGCGCCCGCGCGAAGCTCGAATGCAAGATCCAGGCGCAGGACTGGGACGGCGTTATCCCCGGCCTCACCGCAGGCAAGTTCGACATTGTCATGGACGGCATGTCGATCACCGAAGACCGCATGAAGACCATCGACTTCTCGATCCCCTATGCCTCCTCGCCGGTGGCTTTCCTTGCCGACAAGAATGGGCCGCTGGCGCAGCTGTCCAACAGCGGCAAGATGATCGATCTTTCCAAGGACGACGCCGAGTCCAAGGCGGCGCTCGACACGCTGCGCAAGGAACTGACCGGCAAGAATGTCGGCCTGCAGGTTTCGACCACGGAGGCGACGTTTGCCGACAAATATCTCAAGGATGTCGCCAACGTCCATGAATACAAGACCACCGACGAGCATGATCTCGACTTGATGGCCGGGCGCCTCGACGTGGCCTTCGCCGACACCACCTATTTCCTCGGCACGCTGGCCAAGCCCGACGCCAAGGACCTGGAGTTTGTCGGGCCGCAGTTCAAGGGCGGTCCGATCCTTGGACCGGGCATCGGTGCAGCCTTCCGCAAGACCGACAAGGACCTGCAGGATATCTACAACAAGGCGCTCAAGGCTGCTCTCGATGACGGCTCGGTGTCGAAATACTCGATGCAGTGGTTTAAGATCGACATTACCAAGTAG
- a CDS encoding N-acetyltransferase GCN5 translates to MAPVKPMVDDSNDIETIAIAPITPGHIESFHRALDLVARERKYLSFLEAPPLDQTRRFVLDRIAAGDPGFVAIVRGGVVGWCDISRHDRLIHAHRGSLGMGIVASHRGRGLGLRLINETLAQARKAGFVRVELSVHADNARAIALYDKVGFVREGVQRDAIRIDGQYGDTIMMAIVERENAAG, encoded by the coding sequence ATGGCGCCGGTCAAGCCAATGGTCGATGACAGCAACGATATTGAAACGATCGCGATCGCGCCGATAACGCCTGGTCACATCGAAAGCTTTCATCGCGCGCTTGATCTCGTTGCGCGTGAGCGGAAGTACCTGTCCTTCCTCGAGGCGCCACCGCTGGATCAAACCCGGCGATTCGTATTGGACCGTATCGCGGCAGGCGATCCAGGTTTCGTCGCCATTGTTCGCGGCGGGGTTGTCGGTTGGTGCGATATCTCACGCCATGACCGGCTCATCCACGCCCATCGCGGCTCCCTCGGAATGGGAATTGTTGCCTCCCATCGCGGGCGTGGCCTCGGACTGCGGCTTATCAATGAGACCTTGGCGCAGGCACGCAAGGCCGGCTTTGTCCGCGTCGAGCTGTCCGTGCATGCCGACAATGCCCGCGCCATCGCTCTTTACGACAAGGTCGGGTTTGTCAGGGAGGGTGTGCAGCGCGACGCTATCCGTATCGACGGGCAATACGGCGATACGATCATGATGGCGATCGTCGAACGCGAAAACGCAGCCGGATGA
- a CDS encoding endonuclease/exonuclease/phosphatase yields the protein MKLVTYNIQYGIGLDGQYDVARIADAVRGADVIALQEVTRNNPRNGGRDMVAEIGEALPDYFAVYGSNFEANIGSRIENGRAITTTFQLGNMMLSKSPIHLSRNLLLPRSRSFEMMNFQRGALEALIETPLGFIRFYSIHLDHRSPVERASQIQFLRRRLLNYALEGGALSGVAEIGLPELPHPEAFVAMGDFNMLAGSPEYVELAGRPDHQFGMPLTADFAVDAAVRLTVTGDDLVSWVDPKDPANTSRHKRIDYVFTSASLARSLQRLWVDHKATGSDHLPVWAELG from the coding sequence ATGAAGCTTGTAACCTACAACATCCAATATGGCATTGGGCTTGATGGGCAATACGATGTCGCCCGCATTGCCGACGCGGTGCGCGGCGCCGATGTGATCGCGCTGCAGGAGGTCACCCGCAACAATCCGAGGAACGGTGGACGCGACATGGTCGCCGAGATCGGCGAAGCGCTGCCCGATTATTTCGCCGTCTATGGCAGCAATTTCGAGGCCAATATCGGCTCGCGCATCGAGAACGGCCGCGCCATCACCACCACCTTCCAGCTCGGCAACATGATGCTGTCGAAGTCGCCCATTCATCTGTCGCGCAACCTGCTTTTGCCGCGCAGCCGCAGCTTCGAGATGATGAACTTCCAGCGCGGCGCGCTGGAAGCACTGATCGAGACGCCGCTTGGCTTCATCCGCTTCTATTCCATCCATCTCGATCACCGCAGCCCGGTCGAACGCGCCAGCCAGATCCAGTTCCTGCGCCGGCGCCTGTTGAACTATGCGCTCGAAGGCGGCGCGCTGTCCGGCGTCGCCGAGATCGGCCTGCCGGAATTGCCGCACCCCGAGGCGTTTGTCGCCATGGGCGATTTCAACATGCTGGCCGGCTCGCCCGAATATGTCGAACTGGCCGGCCGGCCGGACCACCAGTTCGGCATGCCGCTGACCGCCGATTTCGCCGTCGATGCCGCCGTGCGCCTCACCGTCACTGGCGACGATCTCGTCAGTTGGGTCGACCCCAAGGACCCGGCAAACACCAGCCGCCACAAGCGTATCGACTACGTCTTCACGAGCGCCTCGCTTGCCCGGTCGTTGCAGCGCCTGTGGGTCGACCACAAGGCAACCGGTTCGGACCATCTGCCGGTGTGGGCCGAACTGGGCTGA
- a CDS encoding octopine ABC transporter ATP-binding protein, translated as MSANVAAAAKAAPSPDDKSAISVKDMRKCFGDHEVLKGISLEAHKGDVISILGSSGSGKSTMLRCINLLETPDSGEVRVDGELIKMKQSRDGHQAPADMRQVERIRANLAMVFQSFNLWSHMTVLENLVAAPTHVLKRPRAECLEQAEALLKRVGIWERRNYYPPHMSGGQQQRAAIARALAMNPKVMLFDEPTSALDPELVGEVLRVMRSLAEEGRTMLVVTHEMSFARDVSSKVMFLHKGEVDSVGEPKEMFAHPPTQQFGQFIANFNK; from the coding sequence ATGTCGGCAAATGTCGCCGCTGCCGCGAAAGCAGCACCGTCCCCGGACGACAAGTCAGCCATCAGCGTCAAGGACATGCGCAAGTGCTTTGGCGATCATGAGGTGCTCAAGGGCATTTCGCTCGAAGCCCATAAGGGCGACGTCATTTCTATCCTCGGCTCTTCGGGCTCGGGCAAGAGCACGATGCTTCGCTGCATCAACCTCCTGGAGACCCCGGACTCCGGCGAAGTGCGGGTCGACGGCGAGCTCATCAAGATGAAGCAAAGCCGCGACGGTCATCAAGCGCCGGCCGATATGCGCCAGGTCGAACGGATTCGGGCCAATCTCGCCATGGTCTTCCAGAGTTTCAATCTCTGGTCGCACATGACCGTGCTCGAGAACCTTGTCGCCGCGCCGACGCATGTGCTCAAGCGGCCGCGCGCCGAATGCCTGGAGCAGGCCGAGGCATTGCTGAAGCGTGTGGGGATATGGGAGCGTCGCAACTACTATCCCCCTCACATGTCAGGCGGCCAGCAACAGCGCGCCGCCATAGCGCGCGCCCTGGCGATGAATCCCAAGGTGATGCTGTTCGACGAGCCGACATCCGCGCTCGATCCGGAACTGGTCGGCGAGGTGCTGCGCGTCATGCGCTCGCTTGCGGAGGAGGGGCGCACCATGTTGGTGGTAACGCACGAAATGAGTTTTGCCCGCGACGTATCGAGCAAGGTGATGTTCCTTCACAAGGGTGAGGTGGATTCGGTGGGTGAGCCAAAGGAGATGTTCGCGCACCCCCCCACCCAGCAATTCGGGCAGTTTATCGCGAATTTCAACAAGTGA
- a CDS encoding 50S ribosomal protein L27, protein MAHKKAGGSSRNGRDSHSKRLGVKKFGGEAVIPGNIIIRQRGTTWHPGVNVGMGTDHTLFALESGAVAFNKKANGRTYVSVNPITKAAE, encoded by the coding sequence ATGGCACACAAGAAAGCTGGCGGCTCGTCGCGCAACGGTCGCGACTCGCATTCCAAGCGTCTGGGCGTGAAGAAGTTCGGCGGCGAAGCCGTCATCCCGGGCAACATCATCATTCGTCAACGCGGCACGACCTGGCATCCCGGCGTCAATGTCGGCATGGGCACGGACCATACCCTTTTTGCGCTCGAATCCGGCGCCGTGGCGTTCAACAAAAAAGCCAACGGCCGAACCTACGTATCGGTCAACCCGATTACCAAAGCCGCGGAGTAG
- a CDS encoding short-chain dehydrogenase/reductase SDR, protein MALITGGGRGLGFEIACAFAEAGAHVVVTGRTAATLDGAVAAITRNGGSAQAAVFDVADIGAGRAMIAEISKTRGRLDILVNNVGARDRRPLAAFNDDDILDLIRTDLLSAISLSRDAAEIMKAQGHGRLIAVTSIVGEMARPGDAIYPAAKQGLTGLMRSIAVEYGAHGVTSNAIAPGMFATEINAAMAANPIWLPSPASGFRCSAGGGRRRSPAPRFSSPARRPPSSTGTS, encoded by the coding sequence GTGGCCCTGATCACCGGCGGCGGACGCGGCCTCGGCTTCGAGATAGCGTGCGCCTTTGCCGAAGCCGGGGCCCATGTCGTGGTGACCGGCCGCACCGCCGCCACGCTCGATGGTGCTGTCGCTGCCATCACGAGAAATGGCGGCAGCGCGCAGGCGGCGGTCTTCGACGTGGCCGACATCGGAGCGGGCCGCGCGATGATCGCCGAGATCAGCAAGACCCGAGGCCGTCTCGACATCCTGGTCAACAATGTCGGCGCCCGCGACAGGCGGCCGCTCGCCGCCTTCAACGACGACGACATTCTCGACCTGATCAGGACGGATCTGTTGTCGGCGATCTCGCTGTCGCGCGATGCGGCCGAGATCATGAAGGCCCAAGGTCATGGCCGGCTGATCGCGGTGACCTCGATCGTCGGCGAGATGGCGCGGCCCGGCGACGCCATCTACCCCGCCGCCAAGCAAGGGCTGACCGGGCTGATGCGCAGCATCGCCGTCGAATATGGCGCCCACGGCGTGACCAGCAACGCCATCGCGCCGGGAATGTTCGCCACCGAGATCAATGCCGCGATGGCGGCAAACCCGATCTGGTTGCCTTCGCCCGCCAGCGGGTTCCGCTGCAGCGCTGGGGGCGGCCGCAGGAGATCGCCGGCGCCGCGCTTTTCCTCGCCAGCGAGGCGGCCTCCTTCGTCAACGGGCACGTCCTGA